A segment of the Gemmatimonadota bacterium genome:
GCCAGCGCCCGAGCGTCCGCGGAGGGAGCCTTCAGCCGCGTCAAGGTGGTGTCTTCGTACGTGCTGGTCCCGATGATCAGCGCCAAGCGGCGAGGCATGGGTGGTGCCTCAGCCGTCGGTGGCAGCGCCACCCAACGTCGTCAACAACGTGGCGAACGCGTCCGGCGCGCCCTCGAACTTCACGCGCTGCCCGCCCACCCGTCCTTCGAACTTCACCGTGGCCGGCGTGTGCTTCAGCTTCTTGTGGATGAGGGCAGCCACGATCGACAGGAGCGCCGGGGCCGTCTCCACGATGAGCGCCGCCAGATCCGCGCCCTTGGTCCCCGGAGGGCCGGCCGCCTGCTCCAGTTCGGCCGATTCCACATCCTGGGCCCGAAGCTCGAACAGCAGGTCGCGCAGGTTCGATTCTGCGACCTCGGCGTCCTCCTGGTCGGATTCCAGGCGGACGGACACGCGAAGGGACTCGTCCATGGCTCGGGGGTGAAGAAGGGTCGAGAACCCACTGGACCGCGCATTGTGGGGCGGCGGCCCGCCCTCCGTCCAGCCCGGGCCCGCCGCCGTCAGTCGCAGCCCAGCACCTGGAGGGGGTCCACGCGCGCGGCGGCACGGGCCGGGAGCCAAGCCGCCGCCAGTGCCACCACCACCAGGACCGGACCGGCCCCCAGCAACGTGACGGGGTCATCGGCGCGGATCTGGAAGAGGAGGCTCTCCATCACGCGGGAGAGCGCCCAGGCAACCGTGATCCCCAGCAGCGCTCCCGCGCCGGCCAGGCCGGCCGTCTGGAGAAGCACCGCTCGTTGTACCGAGCCTGCGGTGGCCCCCAGCGCTACGCGAATGCCGATCTCCCGCTTCCGAAGACCGATCTGGTAGGATACGACGCCGAAGACGCCCAGGGACGCGAGGAGCAGGCCGAACAGTGCGAATGCGCTCACCAAGGTCATCAGGAACCGGCGGGAGGCCGTGGAGTCATCGACGATCTGGCGCACCGGCCGGAGGTCGGTGAGCGGCAGCGACCGATCGTAGTCCTGCAGCGCCGCTCGCAGGAGCGCCGGCATGTCTCCAGCCCCCCGGGCCACCAGGTGCATGGCGTTGAAATCGGCGTTCTGCCGGATCGGCAGAAAGATCTCCGGCCCAGGCTCCTGGTCCGCGGACAGGTGCCTGGTGCCCTGCACCATGCCGATCACCTCCCAGCTCGGACCCCATCCCGTCTCCACGTACGCGCCGAGCGTCGAGCCGCTGGGCCGGAGGATGCCGGCCAGGACGTCATTGATCACAGCCACCGGTGGAGCCGTCGTATCGTCCCGGGCCGCCAGGTCCCGACCCTCGAGCAGAGAGAGGCCCATGGCCTCCAGATATCCCTCGCTCACCACGCGAATGAAGACATCGAGGGTAGCCCTGCCCCCATCGGTTGCCGGTCCGGCCACCTCGGCCGGCAGTCGGATCGACCATCGTCGGTTGAACGCCATGGGCAGCACATCCGTCAGACCCGCGGCCGCGACCCCCGCGGACGCACGGACGTGCTCGACGGCGCCGGTCAGATACGCAACCTCCTCCGCGCGACCGGCGAAGCTGCGAGCCGGGTCGATGCGCACCACCGCTGCACGCTCCGGTTGGTAGCCCAGGTCCACGCTGAGGAGCCGGACGACGCTCTGGGCCAGCAACGTGCTCCCCACCAGCAACACGCTCGCGAGCGCGATCTCGGAGAGAACGAGGGCGCTGCGCAGGCTCCCCACCCGACCGCTGGCGGAAGCGGAGCGGCCACTCTCGCGCAGTGCCAGCTCCAGCGAAGGGGCTCCGAACCGAAGCGCGGGCAGGAGTCCGACGAGTGCGCCCGTCAGGGCCGCCACCGCGACGGCGCCTGCCACCACGCTCCAGTCCGGCCGCAGCATCGCCAGGAGCGGCACTTCCAGGTCGAGGTTCGCCAACATCCGGGTTCCCAGCAGGGCCAGCACCGCTCCCAGCAGACCACCGATCGAGGCGAGCACGAGGCTCTCCGACAGCAGCTGGCGAGACAGACGCCCGCGCCCTGCCCCCAACGCGGCTCGCACCGCCAACTCGCGCGAGCGCTGGCTCGCTCGGGCGAGGAGCAAGTTCGACAGGTTGGCGCACACGATCAGCATCACGAGCACCACGCCACCCGTCAGCATCAGTCCCGCGGCCCGGAAGCCCCCGCTCACGCGTTCTCGCAGCGGGACCACCGAGGGAACGAACGCATTCCGGTGCTCCTCAGCGTGACGCTTGCCGATGAGCTCGATCTCCGCCTGCGCAGTGGCAAGCGTCGCCCCGGACGCCAGCCGCCCGACCAGGGCCAGCGTGTTGCCGGTCCGGTCGTTGCGCTCGCTCAGCGCCCAGGGCGCGACGTAGTCGACCGCAGAGCCGGGAGCGAACATGGCGGGGAAGTCGAACGACGCCGGCAGCACGCCCACCACCACCACCGGTTCGCCATCCAGTCCGATGGTGCTCCCGATCACGGAGGGGTCCTTCCCGAACCGCCGGACCCAGAGCGCGTGCGTGAGCAGGATGGCCGGGGGCCCACCCTCGCTGGCCTCTTCCGGGGTGAACAGCCGGCCCACGTCCGGGCGGACACCCAGCATGGCCAGAAAACCACCGGTGACACGTAGACGCGTCACGCGCTCGGGCGAATCCGTGCTCGTCAGCGTGTGGTCGCCGGGAAAGTCGAACAGGTGGTATCCCTCCACCTGCGAGAGGGTGCGACTCTCCGTCTGCAGGTCGACGAGGTGTCCCACCTGGACCGTCAACTCCGAGAGCTGTTGTCCTCGACCCCAGGGCCCGTTGGAGACGAAGACCAGGCGCGCCGGGTCGGCGAAGGGAAGCGGCTTCAGGAAGAGCGTGTTCGCCACACCGAACACCGTGGCGCTCACCCCCACGCCCAGTGCCACCGTCGCGACAACGAAGAAGGCCATCCTCGGAGCGGCGGCTACGCCGCGGAAGGCATGCCGCACATCCAAGGACAGCTCGTCCAGAAGGGAGGCCGTGGCCCGGGGAGCGCGCGTGCGCACCGAGGTTCTCCGCCCGAGACGCATCCTCAGGCCGACCGCCCCCAGGTCGAGAGCAGAGCGCGTCCAATACCAGAAGCGGCGGCGCCAACCGGGAATCTGGGCGTAGGCGGCCAGCTGGGCCTCGAGGTCGGCGCCATGTCGCTCCCGGAACTCCGCGGGTAATCCGCGCAGGAGCCAACGATGGAGTCGCGGGATGCGGTCCATCAGACCTCCCGCAACCGGCGGCGTGCCGTTCCCACCCACGCAGCCATGCGATCCACGGCGGCGGCCAGAGCGGCACGACCGGCCGCGGTCAGGCGGTAGTACTGACGGCGAGCGCTCTCACCTTCGGGAGCCTGCGAGGAGGAGAGCCGCTCGATCAGACCCTCCTCGACCAGCTCGTCGAGGGTGCGGTACAGCGTGGCGGGCCAGAGGTGGACCTGGCCCTCGGTCTGCTCCTCCACGTCCCGCGCGATACCGGATCCATGGAGATCCTCCCGCGCCAGCGCGCTGAGGATGTGGAACCAATGGGGGCGCAGCCGCCCAACCAGGTCATCGCTCATGCATGCTATCATACGATATTATATCATATGATGCAATACACGACCGGTGGGCGGGGTGGGGGCTCGGAGCCGTGGCGGTCCGAACGCGGGGGGCCCCACCTGTGCCCTGCTTTCCTAGGGGTTGACCGCCACCCGGTCCCAGTGGAATCGCGCCCCGTTTCCGATCTCGCCCAACCGCCAGGTCCAACTGGCCAGGTACACGTACACCTCGCCGTTGACGATTGCGTCGGGAAGCTGCTTTCCGGCGGGCAACCCGGCGTGCTCGGAGTAGAGCACATCGTTGACGAAGATGCGGACCGCGTCCCGCTCGAGCTCCAGGCGGAAGCGGTCGCGACAGGCAATGTCGGGATCATCGGAGCCGCACACCCGCCACGCCTGGTCCCGCTGGCCCCCGTGCGGGCCGGGTTCCCCCCCATAGACGCGCGCGGCACCTTCGTGCTGAAAGAAGCTCAACTCGAACACTCGACCCGCGGTGCCGCGGCCGGAGTCGTCGAACAGGGCGCACACCGGGGTGCGCGCGTTCTCGAGCCGGCAACCGAACGACCAGCTGCCTGGGAATTGCGCGTAGGCGTAGAGGTCGCCGTTGCTCGTGGCGGTGGGAGCGGGCGCGGTCGTCACCACGAGCTCGGGCCAGACGTGACTGGCGTATTCCTCGATCCCGGCGGCCACGGTGGCCTCCACCACCAGGCGGCCGTCCTCGAAGCGGAAGCTGCGATCCGGCCGCAGCAACACTCCGTCACACCCGTCCGTGCCGACATCCGCCATCCAATGGTCGTTGTGCCGGAAGTGGCGCACCGAACAGCTCGTCGAGAACGCGGGTGCATGTTCGAAGATCCGATAGGCCTCGTCCACAGTGGCAAAGGAAAGATGATGATCGAAGTCGTCGACCCATCGGTTGCCCGTCGAACGCGCCGTGCCGGGGCCGTCCACGAGAATGCGACACCACGCTGGGGCCACGGGATTGGGGGCGCCGAGGAGGCGTGTCTCGGCGCAGCCCTCTTGCACCCCTCCAGGAGTAGGCTCCTGGTCGGTACCCTCCGTGGCGGAAGGCGAATCGCACGACGCTGCCGTGCCGAGCACCAGGGTCACGAGAGACGCTACCACGAAAGCGGGTCGCATGCGTACGCTCCCTCACGGATCGGTGGTCGAAGACCGCGGACGAATCCCCAGGGGCGCTGCAACTCCATGGCCATGCGGCACGGTCGCCGCACCGCGGAGGACTTCAGGGAAAAGCGCCGACGTCGCGAGCGTGCCCCGGAACCGCCTGACTCGTTTCGCGTCAGCTCTCGACCCGCCCCAGGCGGAGCGCATTGAGCGTCACGGCCAGGGACACGCCCAAGTCGCCCAGCACGACCGCGGCGATCAGGGAGACCCAGCCGAGCGGTACGCCCACCACGAGAACCGCCTTGACCAGGATCGCGGTGGCTACGTTCTGACGAATCACACGCCGGGCGCGGCGCGAGAGCTGGAGCAGATAGGGGAGGCGCTCCAGATCGTCCCCCATGAGCGCGACGTCGGCGGTCTCCAGCGCAGTGTCGCTACCGGCCACGCCCATGGCGATGCCCACGGTGGCGCGGGCCAGGGCCGGCGCGTCGTTGACACCGTCGCCCACCATCGCCACCACGCCGAAGCGCTCCTCGAGCGCAGCGATGGCGTGGAGCTTGTCCTCGGGAAGAAGGCCCGCCTGTACTTCGTCCACACCCAGCTTGCGGGCCAGCTCGGTGGCCGCGCCCTGGTGGTCCC
Coding sequences within it:
- a CDS encoding ADOP family duplicated permease, producing the protein MDRIPRLHRWLLRGLPAEFRERHGADLEAQLAAYAQIPGWRRRFWYWTRSALDLGAVGLRMRLGRRTSVRTRAPRATASLLDELSLDVRHAFRGVAAAPRMAFFVVATVALGVGVSATVFGVANTLFLKPLPFADPARLVFVSNGPWGRGQQLSELTVQVGHLVDLQTESRTLSQVEGYHLFDFPGDHTLTSTDSPERVTRLRVTGGFLAMLGVRPDVGRLFTPEEASEGGPPAILLTHALWVRRFGKDPSVIGSTIGLDGEPVVVVGVLPASFDFPAMFAPGSAVDYVAPWALSERNDRTGNTLALVGRLASGATLATAQAEIELIGKRHAEEHRNAFVPSVVPLRERVSGGFRAAGLMLTGGVVLVMLIVCANLSNLLLARASQRSRELAVRAALGAGRGRLSRQLLSESLVLASIGGLLGAVLALLGTRMLANLDLEVPLLAMLRPDWSVVAGAVAVAALTGALVGLLPALRFGAPSLELALRESGRSASASGRVGSLRSALVLSEIALASVLLVGSTLLAQSVVRLLSVDLGYQPERAAVVRIDPARSFAGRAEEVAYLTGAVEHVRASAGVAAAGLTDVLPMAFNRRWSIRLPAEVAGPATDGGRATLDVFIRVVSEGYLEAMGLSLLEGRDLAARDDTTAPPVAVINDVLAGILRPSGSTLGAYVETGWGPSWEVIGMVQGTRHLSADQEPGPEIFLPIRQNADFNAMHLVARGAGDMPALLRAALQDYDRSLPLTDLRPVRQIVDDSTASRRFLMTLVSAFALFGLLLASLGVFGVVSYQIGLRKREIGIRVALGATAGSVQRAVLLQTAGLAGAGALLGITVAWALSRVMESLLFQIRADDPVTLLGAGPVLVVVALAAAWLPARAAARVDPLQVLGCD
- a CDS encoding helix-turn-helix transcriptional regulator, whose product is MSDDLVGRLRPHWFHILSALAREDLHGSGIARDVEEQTEGQVHLWPATLYRTLDELVEEGLIERLSSSQAPEGESARRQYYRLTAAGRAALAAAVDRMAAWVGTARRRLREV